The DNA sequence TTCACTGCTTTATAAGGGGACTGGCCGGTTTGTTCTTCGTAGTCTTTAAAATGCTGCTTTTCTTCTGCTTTTGAAGGGACAACCTTCTTAAAATCGGTATACAAAGTCAGAAACTCGTTACGGCCGACTCCTTTATTATAAGCTTTATCGACAGCTTCGAAAAAGTTCACTACGTCCACTATCTGCTCCGTCG is a window from the Alkalicoccus halolimnae genome containing:
- a CDS encoding UPF0223 family protein — translated: MDKDIRMPLSTEWSTEQIVDVVNFFEAVDKAYNKGVGRNEFLTLYTDFKKVVPSKAEEKQHFKDYEEQTGQSPYKAVKKAREDQGSEFVSI